CATCAGAGGAAGCTTCGGCAAGCCATGTGAAACTTTCAAAAGTGTTCCTAGAAGGGCTTTAGTATTGATCTCTCAAAATGTTTGTTCCAATATTAATTCTTTGGAAAAATACTGGAAGAATGAAAAAGGCAGAACTtgtagttaatttttaaatttagtgtGATGGATAGGGCTCTTTCCTTTTTGTCCATTGCACGCCATAGCTGGATGCTTTGGAATGGCAGTGGGATGGGCATAGAATGAAGCTTTATTAATCAATCAAGCCTACCCCCAAGTTGATTGGGCAATTTTTAACCTGTTTTGGTTTTATACTTGAGTTCAatgattatcatgattattTCTGTGCTAATCACGGTTAAACCAAATTCATCAACCCGCTCACACTAACCATAGTTAAATGGTCTTGGCAAGAAATCTTCCAGGCATTAAAGTGAGTCCGCGGCTGCTGACGGAACTTTGACTGGACATTTGGGATTAATTTAGTATCCGCACAAGCCATTGGCCAACCATAAGGACTTCAATGGGTCAACTCTGTTATGTTGCCACTTCAGCAACCAACCAAGCCCATCTGTCTACGTGAGAATCAAGTTGGGTTATCACTATGGTCATCATCCATGGCCAGGTTCACTATAACATCAAGAAATGGGGCTCGACTTAGGTGCCCTTGCTTGCATTCCTACATATTCACCGGGTACAACATGACTTTGAATCATCAAGTCATAGTTTCcattaaaataggaaaatgccATTCAATGAACAGAACAGGGGAGCTGACCAAATCAACAAAGGTGTGCCTCTGGTTAAAAGGAACACATATATATTCACAAAGATACAACTTAATGAAAGGGTAACTAATAGGGCGTCGCCCATGTGCTGCCTCCTCAAGTTGTTGTTATAAATACTTCAGAGTTGAACCTCTAGGACATGTGACATAGATAAAGACAGCTCttctaattgaaattaatttgcCAGGACACACTTCATATGGTAAAAGAATCTCTTTGAATCCAAATGGCTACCAGGTCTGCCAAAGGTAGGTGGCATTAGGGGCATTCTTCCTGCCACCATCCTAGCCTTTCTTGAATCCAATCTTCAGGTGTTGTATCACCTTTTCTTCCTCTCTATTGTTGTGTTCATTATTAATTGacattatttcttattttgttcatCCATGATTCCTAGGACCTTGATGGGGCCAATGCAAGAATTGCAGATTATTTTGACACAATTGCAGGAACAAGCACAGGTGGGCTGTGGTGGTCATCATGCTTACAGCTCGCAACAAGGACAACCGCCCATATATGCAGCTAAGGACATTAGCAATTTCTAGTTACAGCACTGCCCCAAGATCTTCCCTCAGAAAAGATGAATCTTTCATGGGAATTCAAAACATCTATATTGGAAAGGATGTGTAGTATaccatataaaatttattaagtgCTCACAACTATGGAGCTTTTCATATTGATGGATGTTTGGAAGTGCCTGAGATCATAGACAAATAAACTATATACtagcatggttcaaagtcgcggtaTCGGTCATTAACTCGGACGGTCCCGAGACACATTGGCATCGGTGTCTCGACTCGGTATCGGATGATAcgcaaaatataataattaatttaaaaaaaaaaattacaaaaaatattataaaaaaatttagaaaaataaatataattaaataggtttaaaagattataaaataaaatttatttcacatttaacattatttaaacaATTATAAAGCCTTTGCAGAAagcaatttataataataataaaaatttaaattattttatttcacatataataatatttttactaaaatacaTAACTCAATcatcatttccattttaattttgcttaaatgattttaataatattaatataataacaaattaaatggtTTGAATAGATTgttaataagaaattaatacaCCAAATATGCTATCattaccatataaaataatgcACTACATATCATTTATATCACACCATTAATATATGAAACAGTAAATCATTatcatatgaaataataatttaaaaaatcagttAATATATTATGAATATCCTTTCTCCAAATACCCAATTCACACCTACGACCCTTTTTTCAATATCACCAAACCACTCACAGGACTCACCCACACTACGGTGAGATAGGGCCAAAAAAGCAGAGAGAGAAAGGCAATTACAACTGTTGTTGTATTCCCAACGGCACCACCAAAGGCGCTCCACATCCATTCTGCAATTAGTGATGCCCTCAACCTCCTTTTCTTATACATCTACAACACTCATGGTTAGACCGatgtctttcttctttttcataatGGGTCATGGGTCTTGGTTGTTGAAAAGTTTTTCCTTTTGAAGGcaatatatgatttttcaaaggtTTTTTAGGTTTAGATCTCAATTGTTGTTCATTTGCTATGATTTCGAAGTGAAAAAAGGATTTCTTTTGGTAACTCGGAAGGTTCGACCTAGTCAACTCGGAATCCTAGATCGAGTCAATCAAGACTAAAACAATTCttgatttgagtttgagttttagATCATATCGGATATCAGGTATCAGACTCGATCGATACTTTGAACCGTGTGTACTAGGCGATCTCACTTGCAAACAGTCATTAACAAACATTGTCATACCAACTTTTGACATTAATAGGCAAAGATTATGGAGGAAATTTTACCATGTTCTGAAATTCTTAGCTAATTTCAACCCATTCAGGGCGAACATCTCAAACAACCTAATTTCAAATCCTCAGTCCATGATCCATCAGAGCCCTGCCGTATCACTTGCATGCCAAACCAACAGGTACGACAACCCTTCACAAACTCATCCGATATAAACAAGGGACACTTGATAATTTGAAATAACTTtctattctatatttattttttcacctAACATTTTTCGGAACATCCGCCCAACAAGGGACATTACCCATTAAAATAAAACAGAAGCAACAATACATTAGAGAAAGTAAATCGATAGGTTTCCAAGTTCAGACTACACTAAAGCTTTTACAGAACTTGGCAGAAAACATGCAAATGGAGTCACACGCTGAAGCAAAAAGGGAGAGCTATTTGTACCGGGCAAGAGAATCGGGGAGTAATAGCCATGAATTGGAGGCCAAGAGGGCAGAATTAACCAAGACCAAGGAAGAACTCGAGAGATCAAAAGACAGAGCAACACAATCATGGCTAGACTCCAAACCACTGATTGACGAGcttgaaaaactaaaatcaggCCTTGAAAGTGCTAAGAACCGATCTTCAATGTCTAATATTGTCATCTCTGATCTCCAATCACAGTTTGAGAGCGTTAACATGAGCATCAAACtgaggaagaaagaagaagtCAAGGCCAAAATGAAGACCACTGAGATATACCTGGCCTTGGATCAAACACGAGAAGAGATGGAAAGCCTCAAGCTGGAAACAGATGAAGAGCGGCGAGCAAGATCAAAACTCAAACAAGTCCTGCGGCTGAAGAGGCAGCGCCTTCGGACATTGCAACTCACACTTCGAGCCATACGAATAGAAACTGAAGCTTTCGGTGCATCGGCAGCTGAAGCACTTCATCACATCAAGCGTTCAGAAATGGATGATACCAAAATACAACTCATTCACGAAGAGTATCAAGCGTTAACAAGAAGggctaaagaagaaaaatctctTGCGGATTGGCGAGTTTCAGTGTCTATGGAGCAGAAGCTTGTTGCCGAGGCAAGGCGAAACTCAGCATCGAGAAGATTGAAGCAACTGCATTCACACAACAGATCAAGGAGGGGAATGGGAGAGGAAAATATAACCAGAGATGGAAATATAATAGCAGAGGAGGAAGAACAAGATCTGATGATCATGGCTGAAACACAAAAGGTCAACAACAAACAGATTGCTTTCTCCCCAGCTCGAGCTAGAGTGATAGCTGAGTCTACTCGCAGGAACCCACCACGACAGTTTGAAAGATCAAAAAGTAATAACAGATTGGacgagaagaagaagaagaagaagaagaagaaaccatcaatttttcaacaaataaaaagcTTTCTTTTACTGAAAATAACAAGTTTGTTTGGATGATTTCAGATGGGCTGATTCATACCAATCTAGTTTCAGCCAGCAAAGAAAAGCTAAACTCAAGCCTGACAAAAAATGGAAGCATTTGGTACAAAATTGGTTCAAGCTTGAGCTCCTTGTAATTTCATTCTCTCAAGGGATCCGTTAGCCTTCTACCCTTCAACAAAAACTGCATTACAAACAAACCCTATTAgctgaagaaaataaattaagctCTTGTGTACTCCTCCTGCTCGGAACTTAGAACTGATTTTGATGATTGTACCCATCTAAATGAAGTAGACACATGCCTTTGCCCCTGTTTGTAGAAGCTAAAAAATCTAGCAATAGCATAAACAAAAATCTAAGCTCTATTTTGTATAGTATCAACAAATAAATGTATTGGATTTAACCACTTAATATCACATATATtgattatatatgataaaaataacatagaataaaataaatattaaaaaaaaaatccagcaaACAGCACCATTCGTTAAGGATTTGTCAACGTTACCTTGTAAATCAATAAAGAAAATACAGTTGGTTTGGAGGACGATGAATTAGTGGGTTAAGTTGGAAGTCCTGAAGTCCTCTGATTTATTtcccagaaaaagaaaaaaaaaacgtcaTTCCAATCATCTGCTAATGAAAATGGTTTCTTTGGCTTAATGGTAGTAACTGAATGGGTGCACTGAAAAGCTCTGGCTTATGCCTTTGTAAGTGTCAGTGAAGCCGTTTAGTGTTCCAACTGATAAGTTTATGAAGTATTTCTCCATGTGCATCATTTTAACTTAATTGGctattgagaagaaaaatatggataCATCAACCTCCATAGAAATACCCACAACTTAATGGCAACATTATTCAAACCATCCTCTAACTTCCCTTTCTGGCATAGAAATTGAATTCATGCTTTCCAACATGTAGAATCGCAACAATCATCAGATAACAGCTAAGATTTATCAATCAGCTCATTATAGGACCGTGACTTGTGTTTGTTAATAGTCCAATCCCCAAACTCCatatttgtttttgattttatataaagCCAAGCATGGGACTTAACCTTGAGAAGCTACAAGGTTCCATTTCTCACACTTTCTTATTCATGGATTAGATTCAAGCCAGTGGCAATATGTTACGGAGCTGCATTCCGTTCTCAAATTAAGCCTTGGATGCCATTTCTTTCATATTACATGCGTAGGTATATATCTAGTTCACCACTCTACAGTTTTTCCTTATCTCTCCATCATGTCCAGTAAGTACACCAATGTAGCTCATCTTCACCATTGATGTTTTGAAAGCCGAGGCAAAAAGAAAGGGAAGCCTGTTGTACAACATAACCATGGGAGCAGTTCTGTTGTCCCCCATAAGAGCTTGGTCTGACTGAAGAAGTCCAGAGTTGTTCACAAGGTTCCTATAGTAGACATTATCAAACTTGTTGGTAGTAACTGAATCTAAAGGAGCCAAGTTGGTGTTGGAATCAGCTTGATTTGGGCAAATTTGCTGCAAGCTCTGCAGGAGTGATGCATCTAGTGTTGGATCAGGATTACCAGTGTTATCGAAGTTGAACAGCCTTGATTTGAATGTGAAGCATTGAGCAAAGCCAATAGTGTGTGCGCCTGTATGGAACAAGTAGAAAAATGCATGGATAAAGTTCTTTTGAAATCAACTCCTTATGAACCTACTGTGTCATGGAATTTCTTTGATACGAATAGAGTTCATTATGCAACTTAATTGAGacttcctatatatatatatgtgtgtgtgtgtgtgtgtgtgtgggcgcgcagaagaagaaaaagatgatgaatATATCCAGAGAAGTTCATTTCTCATCCTTCAGACAGAAGTTCAAAAGAAATGAACATGGTTTGTCGGTAGCAAACCTGAGAGCACAACCACATCCTTCAATGTAAGACCCTTGGAAGTAAATTTTGCAGTGATATTTTCTAAGGGCTCGATAGGAGATGGGAGCTGCTCATTGGCCGCAGTCTCATTGGCTGTTAGGCCATCTCGACGACCCATGGCTACAGGCCAAAAAGGCCCTCCAACCTGAGAAAGAGTACACAAAAAATATTACTAGAAACACAAGAAGAGTGAGAGAAACGGTAGTATGTGGTAGTTACAAGCTTTAAATAGAAATGCAACATGGTGGAATTCCTTACAAGATAAATAGCCTCTCTAACTGCAAGAGTCAGTATATCAGCACAAGAAACAGTGGATGGGCAAGCTCTCTCCACATCAGCCTTGATTGCATCAATGACCTCAAAACCTCTAGCCGAATTTCGATTAGGTAATGCATTTTTCTCCCCCTTGAATGCACTGGATTCATCCAGTAATATGGACGCATCACAACCCTATGTaccaaatggagaaaaaaaaaaaaattcaagatcaGTTTCTATAGATGAGAAGTTTTGAATACTAAAATTTCTAGCTAATATCATGTCCATCCCGATTAATTATATGAACCTACAATTACTACTGTTTCCTACAATGCAAAGCACCTCactgtttttttatttccattttgttggggGGTAGGGCGTCAAGTGTTATGGGAAGTAGGTTCAACAGTTTGCTAATGGagaaattaaatcaaagcaataaGAAGCAACGTGACACACTATATTACATTGACAAAACAATCATGGAAGTGTAAGCGCAAAAGCGAGGCAGCCATCCTAGTCTCCTTCGCAACAGCTGATGCAACACCATTTCGAACAATCCCTGTCAGGTTAGGACAAGAGTAGTCATAGAAATTGTAATCAATCTGACCCGAGACACAATGACCCAGGAACAAGAGGCAGAACAGGGGAACAGTATAAAGTCTGTATGGGATGATTTCCATGTCTAGAAAGTGAATAAGACCATGTAACGGCTTACCAGTTTGATGATAATCAGTGTGCGCAAAAGCAATTTATATAGAAATGAGCAAGCCTGCAAAGGATAATGCAACTAGCACTTTTGATCAATTTCTATCAAGAGTGGCAGAGCCACTAGAGATGTCCCTTTCCGGTGAGTTTGGTAGAATCCCACATTTTCcttaatgttgaaaattttcagtCCCACCACATGGGTTATATTACAATTGCTCTGAGTGGCAGGATGAGGTATGCCTCTAGAAAGGAAGATGGTGTCAATGGTGATTCAACTTTTCAGCCTTAAAGTTGACATGAATCTTCATCATATGGAGAAAAACTAGGCTTCAAAGGGATATTCTGAGTCTCTTTATGGACCAGATGCTTTCACATTGGAGATAAGTCATAGTAAGGAAGTTGGGGGCAGATTTTTTGGtccaaaatcataattttatacTGAAAGGTGCACATTAAATCAATCATATATCACATAGTGGATTAATTATAGGTAAGCACTAGACATTGGGGACTAGACTGATCTATCAAAATTTTCCACCACATCTCATGCCATGCAAGAAGGCACAAAATACCAGTACAGGTGAGTGGGAGTCAGTAGCAAAGTCGGAAAGCTAATGGACTTTGTGCAACTTTAAGCTAAGAAATAACACAAATACAATCCTTAAATTACTAACCcaacttaatttttatgtacAAATCATCATTTGATCTATACAAGTCATATGACATTAAGGACGCATATTCAATGTCcccaaaaaaattgtcaaaaagcaaagaagaaacaAGGCATAGCACATTGCAATTTGCTACctaatttcattaaatttaataaaaagcaGCCACATCTGAAAGCAGCATGTGCATTTATAGCATAAAAAACAtcatccaaaaacaaaaaggcaAAGTATCATATGCACACAACCCTCCAgccatttataaaataaatttgacatagaAAAATTGGAAGTTGCTAACCAAATTAATTATATAGTGAGTAGTGGAATCCAGATGATAGAGCTTAATGGGTGCATGCCATGCGGGCAGTGATGAAGATAGATCCCCAACCACTAAAACCAGAAAGAGGGAGGTGGCCGATCACTTGATCAGCTAAGCTGGGAAACTTTAAGGGTTTAATTAAAAGTGATTAGATAATACCCacatttgaaaaaacaattttcagtaTTGAAAATTACACATGatttattttgacatttttaatcttaaaactTTTTCCTCCATGATGTGAAATAAGGGTTAGATATTATTGAATAGTAATTCTGTCTCTATATCATGTTTTAAAAAGATAGAGATCATTCTTCTAAATTTGCATTTTGAATACCCTTTTAGTCCAATACCCCAAGTCAAGGACTCAAGGGCTTCATCTATGACGTTGGGAAGCCAATCGAGGTTAGTGGCATCATAATTATCTTAATTGACCTAAAATCAGCTAAAAAAGCTGTGGTTTTAATAGTGAAAAATCCAAACCCTAGCCCAATCCCTCTTGTACATGTGACCTTCTTGGTGGAGAAGAGGATACCAAAAAATGATTCCTTTTCCATTGAAAAAGTTACAATCGAAATCTTTTTAccttatttaatgaaataattattatataatttgaatGAGGATCCTACCACATCACCGAAGGTAATCGAAGTCTCTTAGTTTTAAATTTGGTTGGGCTGGTCATCTTCTTTTGTAAATTCAAAGGTCTTGAATATACTGTTCATATTCTCCATGGTACCTTTTAATGTGACCAATGatgatttttacaaaaatctgaaattattaacattttcttaaaatggGGGATGCAGTCTAGAAATCACGGAAGCCAACAATAATCAGGCATGAATTTCTATGCACTTGCGGGCAACTTGGATGAAGAGCGAGTTCCAACAATTCACTTGAATGATGCGGATTGACCTATTCAATGAATCCATGAACCCATTTGTGTAGACTCTTTCATTTTcacaaagtaaataaaaactaaatttaatttaacaaatctgatcttaattcttcattttccaaCCTTACCGGACtttcaaaatccaaaataatctgctttttttttattattattattaattacaatagaacaa
Above is a genomic segment from Vitis riparia cultivar Riparia Gloire de Montpellier isolate 1030 chromosome 7, EGFV_Vit.rip_1.0, whole genome shotgun sequence containing:
- the LOC117917858 gene encoding peroxidase 10-like — its product is MEIIPYRLYTVPLFCLLFLGHCVSGQIDYNFYDYSCPNLTGIVRNGVASAVAKETRMAASLLRLHFHDCFVNGCDASILLDESSAFKGEKNALPNRNSARGFEVIDAIKADVERACPSTVSCADILTLAVREAIYLVGGPFWPVAMGRRDGLTANETAANEQLPSPIEPLENITAKFTSKGLTLKDVVVLSGAHTIGFAQCFTFKSRLFNFDNTGNPDPTLDASLLQSLQQICPNQADSNTNLAPLDSVTTNKFDNVYYRNLVNNSGLLQSDQALMGDNRTAPMVMLYNRLPFLFASAFKTSMVKMSYIGVLTGHDGEIRKNCRVVN